TCCGACGAGGCCACCTCCGGCTCGGTCATCGCGAACGCGGACCGGATCTCACCGGCCAGCAGCGGCTCCAGCCACTGCTTCTTCTGCGCGTCGGTGCCGAACTGGGCGAGCACCTCCATGTTCCCGGTGTCCGGCGCCGCGCAGTTCAGCGCGGTCGGCGCCAGCTGCGGGGAGCGGCCCAGGATCTCGGCCAGCGGGGCGTACTGGAGATTGGTCAGCCCCGCGCCGTACTCGGCGTCCGGCAGGAAGAGGTTCCACAGCCCCTGGCGGCGCGCCTCGGCCTTCAGGTCCGCCACGATTCCCGGGGTGTCCCACGGCGACGCGAGCTGCTCCCGCTGCTCGTCCGCGATCCGCTCGGCGGGGTGGACGTGCTCGTCCATGAAGGCGAGCAGCTTGGTGCGCAGCTCCTCGGTACGGGCGTCGAATGCGAAGTCCATGGGGTTGGTCAGCCTTCCTGGAGGGTGGTGAGGCCGTGCGCGATGAAGACGGGGACGAGGTCGCCGATGCGGTCGAAGCCGCCGCCGACGGTCTGGCCCAGCGTGTAGCGGTAGTGGATGCCCTCCAGGATCACGGCGAGCTTGAACCAGGCGAAGGCCGTGTACCAGGAGATGGCGGAGGTGTCCCGGCCGGAGCGGGCGGCGTAGCGCTCGATCAGTTCGGCGGGGGAGGGGTGGCCGGCCGCGCCACTGGTGGTGGAGACCGGTGACTGGGGCAGGCCGAGGTCGGAGCTGTACATCACCAGCAGGCCGAGGTCGGTGAGCGGGTCACCCAGCGTGGACATCTCCCAGTCGAGTACGGCCCTGATCCGGTCGTCGGGGCCGATCAGGACGTTGTCCAGGCGGTAGTCGCCGTGCACCACCGTCGGTGCGGGGGAGACGGGGAGTTCGCGGCCGAGCGCCGCGTGCAGCTCGTCGATGCCCGCCAGTTCACGGTTGCGGGAGGCGTCCAGCTGCTTGCCCCAGCGCCGCAGCTGCCGGTCCAGGAAGCCCTCGGGGCGCCCGAAGTCGCCGAGCCCGACGGCCTGCGGGTCCACGGCGTGCAGTTCGACCAGGGTGTCCACCAGGCCGAGCACGGCCGCGCGGGTGCGTTCGGCGCCGAGCGGGGCGAGCTGTTCCGCCGTGCGGTACGGGGTGCCCTCGACGTACTCCATGACGTAGAACGGCGATCCGATGACGGAGTCGTCCTCGCAGAGCAGCAGCGTCTCGGGGACCGGGACGGCCGTCGGGTGCAGTGCGCTGATCACCCGGTGCTCGCGCTTCATGTCGTGCGCGGTGGCCAGCACATGACCCAGCGGCGGGCGCCGGACGACCCAGTGGCCGGTGCCGTCCGTGACGATGTACGTCAGGTTCGAACGCCCGCCCTCGATCAGCCGGGCGTCGAGCGGTCCGTTCACCAGGCCCGGCCGTTCGCGGTCGAGATGGCCGCGCAACCGGTCGAGGTCGAGGCCTGGCGGGTGGACTGGGCTCATCGTGCGCACCTCCGGGATGAATGAACGGTCGGTGTTCATGATGCCGACCAGTCGGTATGTCGTCCAGTGAACTCCCGGAACCGGATGCAGCCGGTCCGGCACGATCGGCTGTCCAGCCTCTGGTGTTCAGTCGTATCTCTGAATAGAGTTCACGTATGGATACAGCGTTGTTGATCGAAGAAGTCCGGCTCACCCCGATCCTCATTGCCGACCCGCCGCTCCTCAACACCCAGGGCGTCCACCAGCCCTACACCCCGCGCCTTGTCGTGGAGGTCGTCACCCGCGGCGGAGTGACCGGCATCGGGGAGACGTACGGCGACGGCAAGTACCTCGAACTGGCCGAGCCGCTCGCCACCGCCCTGGTGGGCCGCCCGGTCAGCGATCTGAACGGCCTCTTCGCCCTCGCCGACGAGGTGTGCGCGGATTCACGCGCCGCCGACGAGCGGGTCGACGCGGGCGGACTGCGCGGCGTGCAGACCGCGGACAAGCTGCGGCTCTCGGTGGTGTCCGGCTTCGAGGTGGCCTGTCTGGACGCGCTGGGCAAGTCGCTCGGCCTGCCGGTGCACGCGCTGCTCGGCGGCAAGGTGCGCGACACCGTCGAGTACAGCGCCTACCTCTTCTACCGCTGGGCCGAGCACCCGGCGGGCGGCGAGCGCGACGACTGGGGAGCGGCCGTCGACCCGGCCGGAGTCGTCGCCCAGGCGCGGCGGTTCGCCCGCGACTACGGCTTCTCCTCCTTCAAGCTGAAGGGCGGCGTCTTCCCGCCCGACCAGGAGATCGCCGCGGTCCGCGCACTGGCCGAGGCGTTCCCCGGCCGGCCACTGCGTCTCGACCCCAACGGCGCCTGGTCCGTCGAGACCTCGCTGTACGTCGCCGAGCAGCTCAAGGGCGTACTCGAATACCTGGAGGACCCGGCGGCCGGTACCGCGCTGATGGCCGAGGTCGCGGCCGGCACCGACGTACCGCTGGCCACCAACATGTGCGTCACCACCCTCGCGGAGGTCCCCGAGGCCTTCGCGAACGACGCCGTCCAGGTCATCCTCTCCGACCACCACTACTGGGGCGGCCTGCACCGCACCCGTGAACTCGCCGGGATCTGCCGCACCTTCGGCGTCGGGCTCTCCATGCACTCCAACACCCACCTCGGGATCAGCCTCGCCGCCATGACCCACGTCGCGGCCACCGTCCCCAACCTCGACTACGCCTGCGACAGCCACTACCCCTGGCAGACCGAGGACGTCATCACCGCCCGCCACGTCTTCGAGGACGGCAGGCTCACCGTCTCCGACGCCCCGGGCCTCGGGGTGGAACTGGACCGGGACCGCCTGGCGGAACTGCACCGCCGCTGGCTCGACGACGACAGCACGATGCGCGAGCGCGACGACGCCGCCGCGATGCGCAAGGCCGAGCCCGGGTGGCGGACGCCGTCGATCCCGCGCTGGTGAGGACCCCGCGCCGGGCGGCCGGGCCCCCCGGCCCCGTGCGCCCGGCCCGGAGCCCGCTCAGTCGTCCCAGCCCTGCGCGACCGGGTGCTGATCGACTGCACCAACGCGGTCGGACCCGGCTTCGTCCTCACCACCGAAGGCGGCCCCGGAGCCGCCCGTTCCCTCGCCGATGCCACCGGGGCCCGGGTCATCAAGGCCTTCAACCACCTCCCGGACGCGGTCTGGCGGCTCACCCCGCCCGCCTTCGCCGACGGCCCGGTCGCCGTCCCGCTGTGCGGGGACGACGAGGACGCCCTGGGGACCGTGGCGGCACTGGTGCGGGACCTGGGATGCGAGCCGCTGACAGCGGGCTCGACCGGGCCGCCTGCCTGGAGGCGACCACGGCCTTCCTCATCGGGCTCTGGCACTCCGGTTTCGACCCGCGCCGCCTGCTGCCGCCCTACGCCGCCGCCACGGCATGACTTGCGCCGCCCGCGGGCCGCACCGATGGTCGGAGGATGAAGGCGATCAGCTACAGCGGATACGGCGATGCCGACGTCCTGGAGTACGGCGAGCGGCCCGACCCCAAGGTCGGCCCCGACACCGTCCTGGTGAAGGTGCGGGCCGCCGCGGTCAACCCGGTGGACCGGCAGGCGCGGCAGGGGAACCTGGACGCCGCCCTCGACACGGTCTTCCCGGTGATCCCCGGCTGGGACGTCTCCGGGGTCGTCGTGCAGCCCGGCGTCGCCGTCGACGAGTTCGCCGTCGGCGACGAGGTCATCGGGTACGTGCGGGAGGACTTCCTCAGCCGCGGCACCTTCGCGGAGTACGTCGCCGCGCCCGTGCGCACACTCGCCCGCAAACCGCTGAGCCTGAGCTTCGAGGAGGCCGCCGGTCTGCCGCTGGCCGGCCTCACCGCCTACCAGGTGCTCCACCGCTCGCTGCGGATCCGCAACGGGGACACCGTCCTGGTGCACGCGGCGGCGGGCGGGGTCGGCTCGCTGGCCGTCCAGCTCGCCCGCCACGCGGGCTGCCGGGTCATCGGCACCGCGAGCGCCCACAACCACGATCACCTCCGGCAGCTCGGCGCGGAGCCCGTGGAGTACGGGGACGGGCTGGTGGACCGGCTGCGGGCGCTGGCCCCGGACGGGATCGACGCCGCCTTCGACACGGTGGGCGGCGACGCGCTGCGGGCCTCCGCCGAGACGCTCGCGCCGGACGGGCGGCTGACCTCCATCGTGGACAGCGAGGTGTTCTCGTACGGCGGCAAGTACGCCTTCGTGCGGCCCGACGCGAAGGACCTCGCCCATCTGGCCGAACTGGCCGAGCGTGGCATCGTCACGGTCCACGTCGACCGGGTCTTCCCGCTGGAGCAGACGGCCGAGGCGCACCGGCTCAACGCCCAGGGGCGCACCCGGGGGAAGATCGTCGTCACGGTGGACTGGGAGAGCTGACGGGCGCGCGCCCGGCCCCGGGCCGGGCGGTCAGAACAGCATGGCCGCCGCGAACACGGCCAGCGCGACCGTGCACCCCGCCGCCGCCAGCGCCGCGCGCGCACCGAGCGGGCGCGGCCGCGCGGTACCCATCCCCTGCACCCGGCGGTTCGCCACCCGCAGGAACCCCAGCCAGGCGAACACGCTCAGGGACAGCGCGACGATCCCCGCCGGGCCCGCCCCGCCGTGCAGCGCCTGCTTGCCCGCCAGCAGCGCCACCACCGTGCACGACAGCGTGGTGCGCCGCCAGGCCAGCCTGGTCCGCTCCGGCTGGAGCCCGGGATCGCGTTCCGTCGCGGTCACCGCCCCTCCCAGCCGAACAGGACCACCACCACCATCGCCACGGCCACCACCGCGACCGCGAGACTCAGCAGCGTCGGGAACCGGGACACCGGCAGGTCCTCGCCGCGCCGCATCGCCCGCTCGCACCGCACCCAGTGGTTGACGGCCCGCAGCGCGCACAGCACCCCGGCGGCGAGCAGCGCCAGCGCCAGGCCGGCGCGCACGCCCCAGGACAGTTCGGGCAGGAACTGGTCGACCGCGAATCCGCCGCCGATCAGCGCCAGCGCCGTCCGGATCCAGGCGAGGAAGGTCCGCTCGTTGGCGAGGGAGAAGCGGTAGTCGGGGGTGTCGCCCTCTTCGCGGATTCGCTGCGGCGCGAACCACAGCCGCAGACTCTGTACGAATTCGTTCACGTCCGGACCTTATCTGCCACTTCGGTACCCGGTGCGGGGCCGTTCAGGATGCTTCGCGGAACGCCCGAAGCCGTCGGTACGCCTCGATGCCGTCCGGCACCCACGGCCAGTCGCCGAGCCGCCGCTCCAGCTCGTCGTCGGTGAGGAAGGTGTGCCAGGCGACCTCTTCCACCTGCGGCTTCACCGGCAGCTCGCACCGGACCCGGTACACGTAGGACCACCAGGTGTGCCCGCCGCCCTCGTAGAGGAACTTGAAGAGCGGCTCGGGGCGGGGGAGCCCGGTGACACCCAGCTCCTCCTCGGCCTCCCGCAGCGCCGCCTCGTCGTAGCTCTCGCCCGCACCGACCACCCCGCCGACGAACATGTCGTAGTGGGACGGGAAGACCAGCTTCGTGGCGGTCCTGCGGTGCACGAAGATCCGGCCGTCGGCGTCCCGGGCCTCGATAAACGCGCAGCGGTGGCGCAGGCCGCGCGCGGTCGCCTCGCCGCGCGTGGCCTGCCCGACGACCTCGTCGTTCTCGTCGACGATGTCCAGGAGCTCGTCAGAAGGTGTCATGCACCTCATCCAACAGCAGAGCGCCCGGCGGCGATCACTGCCCCATGACGTACTTGACGGTCGGGCCCGTGGTCCAGCCGCCGTCCACGGCGAGTTCGGCGCCGGTGATGTAGGAGGCGGCGTCCGAGAGCAGGAAGACGACGGCCTCGGCGATCTCGCCGGCCTCGCCGACCCGGCCCATCGGAGTGTTGGGGTAGTTGCCGTCGCCCTGCTGGATGCCGACGGAGGCGGTCATCGGCGTGTAGACCATGCCGGGGTGCACCGAGTTCACCCGCACCTTCGCCGTGCCGAGCTCCACCGCGCCGACCTTGGTCAGCCCGCGCACGCCCCATTTGGACGCGCCGTAGCTGGAGGTCAGGGCCAGGCCCATCAGCCCGGCGGCCGAGGAGATGTTGACGATCGAGCCGCCGCCGTTCTCCTTCATCAGCGGGATCACCGTCTTCATGCCGATGAAGACGGCCGTCAGGTTGATGTCGATGACCTTGCGGAAGTGCTCGACCGTCTCGCTCTCCAGCGGCTGCCCGGTGGAGACCCCGGCGTTGTTGACCAGGCCGTCGATCCGGCCGAACTCGGCGAGGGCGAAGGCGGCCACGCGCTGCCAGTCCTCCTCGGAGGTCACGTCGTGGTGCACGAAGCGGGCCTTCGGGCCGAGCCCCGCCGCGGTGGCCGCGCCCTCCTCGTCCAGCACGTCGGTGATCACCACGTTCGCGCCGCCGGCCACGGCGAGGCGCGCGGCCTCGGCGCCGAGGCCGCGCGCGGCGCCGGTGATGACGACGGTCCGGTCACTGAGGTTGTTCTTCTCGGTCATGACATGTCCTTCATGTGATGCGGGTGGTTCGTTCGGTGCGGGCGGTTCACGCGCCGTGCGGCGCGGGGGCGTGCAGGAACGCGGTGGTGGTCCCGACGAGATCGGCGAGGAAGAGCTCCTGGCCGGTCAGCGGCTCGGTGCCGTCGAGTCCCTGGCGGGCGCGGTCGGCCAGCGCCGCGCCGATCAGGGTGAGTGCCAGATCGAGCCGCTCCAGGCGGACCGGCTCCGCCAGCGCGTCCAGGCGGTCCCCGATCCGGCCGATCAGCCGGCCGTAGGCCGTGCCGTCCAGGGCGGGGTGCAGGCGGCCGGTCCGCAGGCCGGTCTCGTGGCTCAGCTGGGCCGAGACCCGCAGACAGCGCCGGCCCCGGTCGTCGGTGAGCAGGCTCGCCTCGGCCGTCACCAGCGCGGTGAGCAGCTCCCGTACGCCGCAGTCCTCGGCGAGTGCGTCGAGCAGCGGTGCCACCACCTGTTCGGTACGGGCCTGGCGGCCCGCCATCACCGCGTCGAGCAGCCCTGCGCGGGAGCCGAAGTGGTACTGGACCGCCGACGGATTGCTCTGCCCCGCCAGCCGGACGATGTCCCGCAGCTGGGCGCCGTCCGTACCCTGTGCGGCGAAGATCTCCTCGGCCGCGCGGATCAGCTTGTCCCTGGTCTCTTGTCCTGACTGTCCTGACGTTCTCGCCATGCCGCAACTGTAATGCTGGCCATTATTAATTGCCAGGACGGGGCGGCCGCACGGCTGTGAGAAAGGGGACAACCGCTGCCGCGGGGTGCGGATGGACCGGCCTCAGCGCGGTTCGAGGGTCTTGGCGCGCCGCCCGCCCACCGGCCCCTCCGGCATCGCCGGATGCAGCCCCAGCAGCACGATCCCGACCACGATCGCCGCGAGCCCGGCCGCCTGCCAGGCCAGCGCGCCGGTATCGGTGCGCACCTGGTCGCCGAGGAACCCGATCCCGCAGGCGATCCCGGCCAGCGGCTGGGCCGCGGTCAGCGCGGGCAGCGACATCCGCAGCGGACCGGTCTCGAACGCGCTCTGCACCAGGAGCAGCCCCGTCACCCCCAGCACCAGCACCGCGTAGGGCTGCCAGCTCATCACCAGGGCCGCCCAGCCGTCGTCCCCGATGAGCTGACCGCTGACCCGGGTCAGCGCGTCCTGCAGCCCGTAGAGCAGTCCGGCCGCCACCGCGAGGAGCGCCGGGGCCGCCACCGACCGCGAGCGCGCCGCGTACATGGTGAGCGCCAGGGCGATGCCCGCCACCACGCCGATGACCAGCCAGTGCCGCAGCGGGCTCGACACCGCCGTGCCGCCCTTCGGCTCGCCGGCCAGCAGGAACGCCGCGACCCCGCACGCCAGCAGCCAGAGCCCGGCCCAGCCCTGCCGGCCGAGGCGCTGGCCGGTGCGGTGGCGCGACAGGGTCATCGCGAAGAGCAGATTGGTGGCCAGCAGCGGCTCGACGACGGAGACCTCGCCCTTGCCCAGGGCCAGCGCGCCCAGCACCATCCCGCAGACCATCAGACCGATACCGGCCAGCCAGCTCCGGACCCGCATCAGGTCCAGCAGCAGCCGGGGCGACAGGTAGTCGCTCCTGGGGGCGTGGCTGGCGGCGGCCTGCTGCAGCACGAAGCCGAAGCCCAGACAGCAGGCCGCGCTCACGGCGAGTACGAGAACCAGCACCGACACGCTTCTCTACCCCAAGTCAGGCCGGAAGAGAGTGAATTGTTTCGACGATAGCGCCTGGACGCCACCGGTGCGCCCGTAGCGCGGCCGACCGGGCGGTTGACGCCGGGGCGGCCGGTACCGAAGATCTGACGCACCAGTAACTTCTGACTTCGCGAGGAACCTCACGGGAATGTGCGGTCCTTCCGCCGGACCGTGTCCGGATCGCCCCGACAAGGATGGAACCCATGGCGTACGACGCTGATGTGATCGTGATCGGGGCGGGACTCGCCGGGCTCGTCGCCACCGCCGAGCTGGCCGAGGCGGGCCGCTCGGTGATCCTGCTCGACCAGGAACCCGAGCAGTCGCTCGGCGGCCAGGCGCACTGGTCCTTCGGCGGCCTCTTCCTGGTCGACTCACCCGAACAGCGCCGGATGCGGATCAAGGACAGCCACGAGCTGGCCCTCCAGGACTGGCTCGGCACGGCGGGCTTCGACCGCAAGGAGGACCACTGGCCGCGCAAGTGGGCCGAGGCGTACGTCGACTTCGCCGCCGGTGAGAAGCGCTCCTGGCTGCACGCGCAGGGCATGCGCTTCTTCCCCGTCGTCGGCTGGGCCGAGCGCGGCGGGTACGACGCGAACGGCCACGGCAACTCCGTCCCCCGCTTCCACATCACCTGGGGCACCGGCCCCGGCGTCGTCGCCCCGTTCGAGCGCCGGGTCCGCGAGGGCGTCGCCAAGGGCCTCGTCACCTTCCGCTTCCGCCACCGGGTCACCGGTCTGGGCCGCACCGGGGGCGCCGTCGACACCGTCAGCGGCGAGATCCTGGAGCCGAGCGGCGCGGCCCGGGGCACCGCGAGCAGCCGGGAGACTGCGGGCAGCTTCGAACTGCGGGCCCAGGCGGTGATCGTCACCTCCGGCGGCATCGGCGGCAACCACGATCTGGTGCGCAAGCAGTGGCCCGAGCGGCTCGGCACCCCGCCCGCCAAGATGCTCTCCGGCGTCCCCGCCCATGTGGACGGCCTGATGGTCGGCATCACCGAGGACGCGGGCGCCCACCACATCAACCGCGACCGGATGTGGCACTACACCGAGGGCATCGAGAACTGGAACCCGATCTGGGCCAGGCACGGCATCCGCATCCTGCCCGGCCCGTCCTCGCTCTGGCTGGACGCCCGGGGCAAGCGGCTGCCCGTCCCGCTCTTCCCGGGCTTCGACACCCTCGGCACCCTCGAACACATCATGCGCACCGGCCACGACTACACCTGGTTCGTGCTGGACCAGAAGATCATCGGCAAGGAGTTCGCGCTCTCCGGCTCCGAGCAGAACCCCGACCTGACCGGCAAGTCCGTCCGAGGCGTGATCGGCCGGGCGCGCGCCGACGTGCCCGGCCCGGTGAAGGCGTTCATGGACAACGGGGCGGACTTCGTCGTCGAGAAGGACCTCGGCGCCCTGGTCCGAGGCATGAACGCCCTCACCGGCGAGGGGCTCATCGACGAGGACGACCTGCGGCGCGAGATCACCGCCCGCGACCGCGAGATCGCCAACCCCTTCACCAAGGACCTCCAGATCACCGCGATCCGGGGCGCCCGCACCTACCTGGGCGACAAGCTGATCCGGACGGCCACGCCGCACCGCATCCTCGACCCCAAGGCCGGGCCGCTGATCGCCGTACGGCTGAACATCCTGACCCGCAAGTCGCTCGGCGGCCTGGAGACGGACCTGTCCTCCCGGGTCCTCACCGCCGACGGCTCCCCGCTGTCCGGGGTCTACGCGGCCGGTGAGGCGGCCGGCTTCGGCGGCGGCGGGGTGCACGGCTACCGCTCGCTGGAGGGCACCTTCCTCGGCGGCTGCATCTTCTCCGGCCGGGCGGCGGGCCGGGCCGCGGCGCAGGCGGTCGGCTGACGGCTGTCCCGCCGGGCTCCGTGCGCCGCGGTGTGCACGTCCGTCCGGTGGGGTTCGGCGCCCAGGACCGTGCGCGGGCGCCGAATTCGGGCATGGGAAGAAGATGCCAGGAGTAGCCGAACCCGTCATCAACCTCGTCCGGCGCACGACCGAGCCCGTGGCCGCGCAGACCCTGCGCTCCACGGGCGCCGCGGTGATCGCCTATGCCGTGGCGACCGCGACGCTGACCGAACCCGCACCGCTGACCGCACCGCTGACCGCGCTGCTCGTCGTCCAGGTCACCCTCTACGCCACCGTCAACATGTCGGTCAAGCGTGTGGTGGCCGTCATCGTCGGCGTCCTCATCGCGAGCGGCTTCAGCGCCCTGGTCGGCATTTCCTGGTGGAGCCTGGGGCTGACCATCTTCACGGCGCTGATCATCGGCAGACTGGTCCGCGTGGACGAGTTCGTCCCCGAGGTGGCGATCAGCGCCATGCTCGTCCTCGGTGTCACCTCGCAAACCGCGCGGTCCACCATGGCGTGGGAGCGCGTGTACGAGACACTGATCGGCGCCGGTGTGGGGCTGCTGTTCAACCTGCTGTTCGCGCCGCCCGTCTGGGTGCAGACCGCGGGCACGTCCATTGACGGACTGGCCCGCGAGATGGGGCAGATGTTCCGCGACCTGGGCAGCGACCTCGCCCGTCCGGTCACCGTCCCGGAGGCGGCCGACCGGCTGCACCGGGCCCGCCGTCTCGACCACGACATCGTCGAGGTGGACGCCTCCCTGCGGCAGGCCGAGGAAAGCCTCATGTACAACCCGAGGGTGCGGCAGGGGCTGCTTCACCGCGTGGTGCTGCGCACCGGTCTGGACACGCTGGAGATCTGCGCGGTCGTCGTGCGGGTGCTGTCCAGGACGCTGACCGACCTGGCCAAGGACCGGGGCGACGAACCGCTGTTCCCCGCTGAGGTTGCCGTCCACATCACGGAACTGTTCGAACAGATGGCGGGGGCCATCGAAAGCTTCTCGGTGCTCATCACCACCTCGATGGCCGCCAGCGGGGAGGAGGCGGAGGACCGGCTCGCCGACGCGCTCACCACCAGCCGGATGACCCGCGACCTGGTGGCGGACATGCTGCTGGCCGCCGTCCAGGAACATCCGAGGAAGTGGCAGTTGCACGGGGCCCTGCTCGCCGAGGTGGACCGGATCCTGGACGAGCTGGACATCGAGAAGCGGGCCGAGCGCCTGGGCCAGGAACTCGACCGCCGCTCCGCCGAGCTGCACGAGCGCCACCCCCGGCTTCTCACGGTCCGGCGCCGGCTGGGCCTCGTGAAGGGAGCGAGCCGGGAGAACGGGGA
This window of the Streptomyces sp. 840.1 genome carries:
- a CDS encoding phosphotransferase family protein, which encodes MSPVHPPGLDLDRLRGHLDRERPGLVNGPLDARLIEGGRSNLTYIVTDGTGHWVVRRPPLGHVLATAHDMKREHRVISALHPTAVPVPETLLLCEDDSVIGSPFYVMEYVEGTPYRTAEQLAPLGAERTRAAVLGLVDTLVELHAVDPQAVGLGDFGRPEGFLDRQLRRWGKQLDASRNRELAGIDELHAALGRELPVSPAPTVVHGDYRLDNVLIGPDDRIRAVLDWEMSTLGDPLTDLGLLVMYSSDLGLPQSPVSTTSGAAGHPSPAELIERYAARSGRDTSAISWYTAFAWFKLAVILEGIHYRYTLGQTVGGGFDRIGDLVPVFIAHGLTTLQEG
- a CDS encoding glucarate dehydratase family protein, producing MDTALLIEEVRLTPILIADPPLLNTQGVHQPYTPRLVVEVVTRGGVTGIGETYGDGKYLELAEPLATALVGRPVSDLNGLFALADEVCADSRAADERVDAGGLRGVQTADKLRLSVVSGFEVACLDALGKSLGLPVHALLGGKVRDTVEYSAYLFYRWAEHPAGGERDDWGAAVDPAGVVAQARRFARDYGFSSFKLKGGVFPPDQEIAAVRALAEAFPGRPLRLDPNGAWSVETSLYVAEQLKGVLEYLEDPAAGTALMAEVAAGTDVPLATNMCVTTLAEVPEAFANDAVQVILSDHHYWGGLHRTRELAGICRTFGVGLSMHSNTHLGISLAAMTHVAATVPNLDYACDSHYPWQTEDVITARHVFEDGRLTVSDAPGLGVELDRDRLAELHRRWLDDDSTMRERDDAAAMRKAEPGWRTPSIPRW
- a CDS encoding NADP-dependent oxidoreductase, whose translation is MKAISYSGYGDADVLEYGERPDPKVGPDTVLVKVRAAAVNPVDRQARQGNLDAALDTVFPVIPGWDVSGVVVQPGVAVDEFAVGDEVIGYVREDFLSRGTFAEYVAAPVRTLARKPLSLSFEEAAGLPLAGLTAYQVLHRSLRIRNGDTVLVHAAAGGVGSLAVQLARHAGCRVIGTASAHNHDHLRQLGAEPVEYGDGLVDRLRALAPDGIDAAFDTVGGDALRASAETLAPDGRLTSIVDSEVFSYGGKYAFVRPDAKDLAHLAELAERGIVTVHVDRVFPLEQTAEAHRLNAQGRTRGKIVVTVDWES
- a CDS encoding DUF202 domain-containing protein: MTATERDPGLQPERTRLAWRRTTLSCTVVALLAGKQALHGGAGPAGIVALSLSVFAWLGFLRVANRRVQGMGTARPRPLGARAALAAAGCTVALAVFAAAMLF
- a CDS encoding YidH family protein, with product MNEFVQSLRLWFAPQRIREEGDTPDYRFSLANERTFLAWIRTALALIGGGFAVDQFLPELSWGVRAGLALALLAAGVLCALRAVNHWVRCERAMRRGEDLPVSRFPTLLSLAVAVVAVAMVVVVLFGWEGR
- a CDS encoding NUDIX hydrolase; this encodes MTPSDELLDIVDENDEVVGQATRGEATARGLRHRCAFIEARDADGRIFVHRRTATKLVFPSHYDMFVGGVVGAGESYDEAALREAEEELGVTGLPRPEPLFKFLYEGGGHTWWSYVYRVRCELPVKPQVEEVAWHTFLTDDELERRLGDWPWVPDGIEAYRRLRAFREAS
- a CDS encoding glucose 1-dehydrogenase; the protein is MTEKNNLSDRTVVITGAARGLGAEAARLAVAGGANVVITDVLDEEGAATAAGLGPKARFVHHDVTSEEDWQRVAAFALAEFGRIDGLVNNAGVSTGQPLESETVEHFRKVIDINLTAVFIGMKTVIPLMKENGGGSIVNISSAAGLMGLALTSSYGASKWGVRGLTKVGAVELGTAKVRVNSVHPGMVYTPMTASVGIQQGDGNYPNTPMGRVGEAGEIAEAVVFLLSDAASYITGAELAVDGGWTTGPTVKYVMGQ
- a CDS encoding TetR/AcrR family transcriptional regulator, with product MARTSGQSGQETRDKLIRAAEEIFAAQGTDGAQLRDIVRLAGQSNPSAVQYHFGSRAGLLDAVMAGRQARTEQVVAPLLDALAEDCGVRELLTALVTAEASLLTDDRGRRCLRVSAQLSHETGLRTGRLHPALDGTAYGRLIGRIGDRLDALAEPVRLERLDLALTLIGAALADRARQGLDGTEPLTGQELFLADLVGTTTAFLHAPAPHGA
- a CDS encoding DMT family transporter; the encoded protein is MSVLVLVLAVSAACCLGFGFVLQQAAASHAPRSDYLSPRLLLDLMRVRSWLAGIGLMVCGMVLGALALGKGEVSVVEPLLATNLLFAMTLSRHRTGQRLGRQGWAGLWLLACGVAAFLLAGEPKGGTAVSSPLRHWLVIGVVAGIALALTMYAARSRSVAAPALLAVAAGLLYGLQDALTRVSGQLIGDDGWAALVMSWQPYAVLVLGVTGLLLVQSAFETGPLRMSLPALTAAQPLAGIACGIGFLGDQVRTDTGALAWQAAGLAAIVVGIVLLGLHPAMPEGPVGGRRAKTLEPR
- a CDS encoding FAD-binding dehydrogenase produces the protein MAYDADVIVIGAGLAGLVATAELAEAGRSVILLDQEPEQSLGGQAHWSFGGLFLVDSPEQRRMRIKDSHELALQDWLGTAGFDRKEDHWPRKWAEAYVDFAAGEKRSWLHAQGMRFFPVVGWAERGGYDANGHGNSVPRFHITWGTGPGVVAPFERRVREGVAKGLVTFRFRHRVTGLGRTGGAVDTVSGEILEPSGAARGTASSRETAGSFELRAQAVIVTSGGIGGNHDLVRKQWPERLGTPPAKMLSGVPAHVDGLMVGITEDAGAHHINRDRMWHYTEGIENWNPIWARHGIRILPGPSSLWLDARGKRLPVPLFPGFDTLGTLEHIMRTGHDYTWFVLDQKIIGKEFALSGSEQNPDLTGKSVRGVIGRARADVPGPVKAFMDNGADFVVEKDLGALVRGMNALTGEGLIDEDDLRREITARDREIANPFTKDLQITAIRGARTYLGDKLIRTATPHRILDPKAGPLIAVRLNILTRKSLGGLETDLSSRVLTADGSPLSGVYAAGEAAGFGGGGVHGYRSLEGTFLGGCIFSGRAAGRAAAQAVG
- a CDS encoding aromatic acid exporter family protein; translation: MPGVAEPVINLVRRTTEPVAAQTLRSTGAAVIAYAVATATLTEPAPLTAPLTALLVVQVTLYATVNMSVKRVVAVIVGVLIASGFSALVGISWWSLGLTIFTALIIGRLVRVDEFVPEVAISAMLVLGVTSQTARSTMAWERVYETLIGAGVGLLFNLLFAPPVWVQTAGTSIDGLAREMGQMFRDLGSDLARPVTVPEAADRLHRARRLDHDIVEVDASLRQAEESLMYNPRVRQGLLHRVVLRTGLDTLEICAVVVRVLSRTLTDLAKDRGDEPLFPAEVAVHITELFEQMAGAIESFSVLITTSMAASGEEAEDRLADALTTSRMTRDLVADMLLAAVQEHPRKWQLHGALLAEVDRILDELDIEKRAERLGQELDRRSAELHERHPRLLTVRRRLGLVKGASRENGEKGAEAEAR